One genomic region from Bombyx mori chromosome 6, ASM3026992v2 encodes:
- the LOC101740908 gene encoding small ribosomal subunit protein uS3m, whose protein sequence is MNTSVAKLAQISFRSINFTVQGTPVLASELHTSAPLCRVVSGKYRITKKRDKPLTYEMANPPHYIAHRKSWNSWNTSSLKDGLRRSETAVEDEFIRRFMTGTWHGLVCSEVIIKRQFNHIRVAAIMRRAVSPTKMYFLLGYTEELLANWLQCPVTLELQTVDSFKDVVFKYI, encoded by the exons ATGAATACTTCTGTAGCGAAGCTAGCTCAG ATTAGTTTTCGGTCAATTAATTTTACGGTCCAAGGGACTCCGGTTTTGGCGTCTGAATTACATACGTCTGCTCCACTATGCAGGGTTGTATCTGGAAAGTACAGAATTACGAAGAAACGCGACAAACCATTAACGTACGAAATGGCAAATCCACCTCATTACATCGCTCATCGCAAATCCTGGAATTCGTGGAATACTT CGAGTTTGAAAGATGGTCTCCGCAGATCAGAAACAGCCGTGGAAGACGAATTCATTAGAAGATTTATGACAGGCACCTGGCATGGACTTGTTTGTAGCGAG GTTATAATAAAACGTCAGTTCAACCATATAAGGGTAGCAGCAATAATGAGGCGAGCGGTTTCACCgacaaaaatgtatttcttactGGGTTACACTGAGGAATTACTTGCAAATTGGTTACAGTGCCCTGTAACACTCGAGCTTCAAACTGTCGATAGTTTCAAGGATGTCGTGTTTaagtacatttaa
- the LOC101745994 gene encoding uncharacterized protein LOC101745994, translating to MGTRCFLLHLFLVINLCNVLANDVKMKSSIVESIIKKICNISLSSINNSTHEEKVVMLSDIEKKLKASALALGSDGRMYTKIIMHSLKYMLFNDSKEHEDVTVVDQDLPTTTVVAIRRKNYDIVTTHSTKTTEKRDKGKIIQSIVSGVQSLAQKLAKENNLSKDMKSLIDHLKKTIKNLLKKKKKGGKPLNENLYTDIIAAGVNLMIKNNSKQTFLEETRRNNKDVKDSAEIKSDIKRKNFLLRNTTPFTKPRKVNTKCKYAIDKACSEIRSMQNYICRYDKAEIPLDRLCNRINDCLDKSDEKNCVKTAVERIKGTGDIINSLEISISNKCISSDISSSIFTTQNQILHNVLKSHLIFFKSDTSSWPKYDSDFNNDTVRKISNEAALVVSSLVMAIEGSLCARRFGLSNIDEIAIRHSDDSDPDEALDEVLKTASWSPNSCVCNGPVCRHYDCPALCKRLCWQRYSLKRWTCHAIDEGPSIPLDYLCDGKYDCYDETDELDCSTGEYYGKFDSSVIYKNILKNIGIKTKSKKYGFVLTELLTLHETVALLQKLGLESNLETMNVKIVRDQCFSTISDIYERSTLMVTNIVQLNEIYDYLMTLNRMLVDAMKRSRTGNERIIPTEGCMCKGTRCVLLRCSESCKRTCTVQHKFTKYSCNRKMNQFIPVEKVCDGLPDCPDDEDENDCQKEVCRIHHLVLLRHNIQNVGHKHRGTALGEALDAWKTKVTNALLITERNGRPNRKTLEDVVANMLQDLLKTYATLENYRRGATNNNLKEFVNISQQLIKILKSCWN from the exons ATGGGCACAAGATGTTTcttgttacatttatttttggTCATAAATTTATGCAATG TGCTTGCTAATGACGTAAAAATGAAGTCCTCAATTGTGGAAAGCATCATCAAGAAAATATGCAATATTTCTTTAAGCTCTATCAACAATAGCACTCACGAAGAGAAAGTTGTCATGCTCAGTGATATagagaaaaaattaaaagcttCAGCTTTGGCATTAGGTAGCGACGGTCGTATGTATACGAAAATTATTATGCATAGTCTAAAGTACATGTTGTTTAATGACAGCAAAGAACATGAAGATGTAACAGTTGTAGACCAAGATTTACCTACAACAACTGTTGTAGCTATTCGCAGAAAAAACTACGATATAGTCACCACACACAGTACAAAAACTACAGAAAAAAGGgacaaaggaaaaataattcaGAGCATAGTCAGTGGAGTACAGTCTTTGGCTCAGAAATTAGCGAAAGAGAACAATTTAAGTAAAGATATGAAATCACTTATTGATCATCTAAAGAAGACTATAAAAAAtcttttgaaaaaaaagaaaaaaggcgGGAAaccattaaatgaaaatttgtatACGGACATAATAGCTGCCGGTGTTAATTTGATGATTAAAAATAACTCGAAACAAACATTTTTAGAGGAAACCAGAAGGAATAATAAAGATGTCAAAGACAGTGCTGAGATTAAAAGTGATATAAAAAGAAAGAATTTTCTACTTAGAAATACAACTCCGTTCACAAAACCACGGAAAGTGAACACAAAATGTAAATATGCTATTGACAAGGCATGTTCCGAAATTAGATCTATGCAGAATTACATTTGTCGTTACGATAAAGCTGAAATACCTCTAGATAGATTATGTAATCGTATTAATGACTGCCTAGATAAATCAGATGAAAAAAATTGTGTCAAAACAG CCGTAGAAAGGATTAAAGGAACCGGCGATATCATAAACAGCCTAGAAATATCTATATCCAATAAGTGTATCTCATCGGACATAAGCAGTTCAATATTTACAACGCAAAATCAAATCTTACATAACGTTCTGAAGtcacatttgattttttttaaaagcgatACTTCTAGTTGGCCCAAATATGACTCAGACTTCAATAACGATACGGTACGGAAAATATCGAACGAGGCCGCTTTAGTAGTGAGTTCGCTAGTTATGGCCATAGAGGGTTCATTGTGTGCGCGCAGATTTGGACTAAGCAACATCGATGAGATTGCCATACGACATAGTGACGATTCTGACCCAGACGAAGCGTTAGACGAAGTTCTAAAAACAGCATCCTGGTCGCCTAACAGCTGCGTCTGCAACGGGCCGGTGTGCCGACATTACGATTGCCCTGCGCTATGTAAACGTCTTTGCTGGCAGAGATACAGTCTGAAGAGATGGACTTGTCACGCAATAGACGAGGGCCCTAGTATCCCTCTAGATTATTTATGTGATGGCAAATATGACTGTTATGATGAAACCGATGAGTTGGATTGTTCTACAG gaGAATACTACGGTAAATTCGACAGcagtgtaatatacaaaaaCATACTCAAAAACATAGGGATAAAGACGAAATCAAAAAAATACGGATTCGTTCTAACCGAACTACTCACACTTCATGAAACCGTCGCATTACTACAGAAACTCGGTCTCGAAAGTAATTTGGAAACGATGAACGTTAAAATTGTACGGGACCAATGCTTTTCGACGATCTCAGACATATACGAGAGGTCTACGTTGATGGTCACTAATATCGTACAACTGAACGAGATTTACGATTATCTGATGACACTAAACCGAATGCTGGTTGACGCTATGAAGCGATCTCGAACGGGAAACGAAAGGATAATTCCTACGGAAGGTTGCATGTGTAAAGGAACTCGTTGCGTATTACTAAGATGCTCAGAATCATGTAAAAGAACATGCACTGTTCAACATAAGTTCACTAAATACAGCTGTAACAGAAAGATGAATCAATTTATACCTGTTGAAAAAGTGTGCGACGGATTGCCGGATTGTCCGGATGATGAAGATGAAAATGATTGTCAAAAAG AAGTTTGTCGGATCCATCATTTAGTACTTCTTCGTCACAATATTCAGAACGTGGGCCACAAACATAGAGGAACAGCGCTAGGCGAAGCTCTTGATGCTTGGAAAACAAAG GTAACAAACGCCCTGTTAATAACAGAACGAAATGGGAGACCTAATCGGAAAACTCTCGAAGATGTCGTAGCCAACATGCTCCAAGATCTGCTCAAGACGTATGCGACGCTCGAGAATTACAGACGCGGAGCAACCAATAATAACTTGAAAGAGTTCGTTAATATCTCACAGCAATtaatcaaaattttgaaatcttgttggaattaa